One window from the genome of Balearica regulorum gibbericeps isolate bBalReg1 chromosome 18, bBalReg1.pri, whole genome shotgun sequence encodes:
- the LOC142604386 gene encoding uncharacterized protein LOC142604386 isoform X2, producing the protein MWPEPRLPESRLLPRERPPASYGSTDRARGALRSLRSHRAARPGLPVALRPALTLTMSVPAKRCGRPPVLSFLEKKKRKQSLDRRRGKTRIYVGNHIDRWLTLKEKLDFRNDAEVAGFLLDLYDSYNPLSKAPICSLPEGVGRIAVKEERALSGSTSLIAADGTYDNDDQLSKESACSELGDVKIVTVKEETELRCDCLATETDDTVISY; encoded by the exons ATGTGGCCGGAGCCGCGTTTACCCGAGTCCCGCCTTCTGCCCCGTGAGCGGCCGCCAGCATCGTACGGGAGCACGGATAGAGCCCGGGGAGCGCTGCGTTCGCTCCGTTCGCACCGAGCGGCACGGCCGGGGCTGCCGGTCGCTCTCCGCCCCGCCCTCAC ACTTACAATGTCAGTACCGGCGAAGAGGTGTGGAAGGCCCCCGGTGTtgtcttttctggaaaagaaaaaaagaaagcaaagtctTGATagaagaagggggaaaacaaGGATTTATGTGGGAAATCACATTGACCGATGGTTGACACTTAAAGAAAAGTTGGATTTCAGAAATGATGCAGAAGTTGCAGGGTTTTTACTGGACTT gtATGACAGCTACAACCCGTTGTCAAAAGCTCCGATCTGTTCCCTCCCTGAGGGCGTGGGGAGAATTGCTGTGAAAGAAGAGCGAGCATTGTCAGGCAGCACTTCTTTGATAGCAGCTGATGGAAC GTATGACAATGATGACCAGTTGTCTAAAGAATCTGCTTGTTCTGAACTTGGAGATGTGAAAATTGTAACTGtgaaagaagagacagaattGCGGTgtgactgcttggcaacagaGACAGATGACAC TGTCATCAGTTACTGA
- the LOC142604386 gene encoding uncharacterized protein LOC142604386 isoform X1 — MWPEPRLPESRLLPRERPPASYGSTDRARGALRSLRSHRAARPGLPVALRPALTLTMSVPAKRCGRPPVLSFLEKKKRKQSLDRRRGKTRIYVGNHIDRWLTLKEKLDFRNDAEVAGFLLDLYDSYNPLSKAPICSLPEGVGRIAVKEERALSGSTSLIAADGTYDNDDQLSKESACSELGDVKIVTVKEETELRCDCLATETDDTVTSQKKIKLLHNNIGAGFGPF; from the exons ATGTGGCCGGAGCCGCGTTTACCCGAGTCCCGCCTTCTGCCCCGTGAGCGGCCGCCAGCATCGTACGGGAGCACGGATAGAGCCCGGGGAGCGCTGCGTTCGCTCCGTTCGCACCGAGCGGCACGGCCGGGGCTGCCGGTCGCTCTCCGCCCCGCCCTCAC ACTTACAATGTCAGTACCGGCGAAGAGGTGTGGAAGGCCCCCGGTGTtgtcttttctggaaaagaaaaaaagaaagcaaagtctTGATagaagaagggggaaaacaaGGATTTATGTGGGAAATCACATTGACCGATGGTTGACACTTAAAGAAAAGTTGGATTTCAGAAATGATGCAGAAGTTGCAGGGTTTTTACTGGACTT gtATGACAGCTACAACCCGTTGTCAAAAGCTCCGATCTGTTCCCTCCCTGAGGGCGTGGGGAGAATTGCTGTGAAAGAAGAGCGAGCATTGTCAGGCAGCACTTCTTTGATAGCAGCTGATGGAAC GTATGACAATGATGACCAGTTGTCTAAAGAATCTGCTTGTTCTGAACTTGGAGATGTGAAAATTGTAACTGtgaaagaagagacagaattGCGGTgtgactgcttggcaacagaGACAGATGACAC GGTGACCAGCCAGAAGAAAATCAAGCTCTTGCATAACAATATTGGGGCAGGTTTTGGCccattttga